The Georgenia sp. TF02-10 genome window below encodes:
- a CDS encoding glucose PTS transporter subunit EIIB — protein MSKPEAILNALGGAGNIVEVEPCITRLRVEVRDPAAVGERDLKTAGAFGVVRAGRVVQVVVGPEADDLADQISRLL, from the coding sequence ATGAGCAAGCCGGAGGCGATCCTGAACGCGCTGGGCGGCGCCGGGAACATCGTCGAGGTCGAGCCGTGCATCACCCGGCTCCGGGTGGAGGTGCGCGACCCCGCCGCCGTCGGCGAGCGCGACCTCAAGACCGCCGGTGCCTTCGGCGTCGTCCGCGCCGGCCGGGTCGTCCAGGTCGTCGTCGGCCCGGAGGCCGACGACCTGGCCGACCAGATCTCCCGCCTGCTCTGA
- a CDS encoding DoxX family protein encodes MNLTRRIARPMLASVFVADGVDALLHPDAHVAQFKKVTPLLEKAGLPPVLTSDAKMLTRVLGGVTAVSGLMLATGRNPRSAALTLALVNVPLTVVNNPVWAANGPQQRKQFSSGLLRGVGLGGGLLLAAKDLAGKPSWGWRWSNAREHAVEVREARAAAKAKYKG; translated from the coding sequence ATGAACCTCACACGACGCATCGCCCGTCCCATGCTTGCCTCTGTCTTCGTCGCCGACGGCGTCGACGCCCTGCTCCACCCGGACGCGCACGTGGCGCAGTTCAAGAAGGTGACGCCGCTGCTGGAGAAGGCCGGCCTGCCGCCCGTGCTCACCTCCGACGCCAAGATGCTCACCCGCGTCCTCGGCGGGGTCACCGCCGTGTCCGGACTGATGCTGGCCACCGGCCGGAACCCGCGGTCCGCCGCCCTGACGCTCGCCCTGGTCAACGTCCCGCTCACGGTCGTCAACAACCCGGTGTGGGCGGCGAACGGCCCCCAGCAGCGCAAGCAGTTCAGCTCCGGGCTGCTGCGCGGCGTCGGCCTCGGCGGCGGGCTCCTGCTGGCCGCCAAGGACCTGGCCGGCAAGCCCTCCTGGGGGTGGCGGTGGAGCAACGCCCGCGAGCACGCCGTGGAGGTCCGGGAGGCCCGGGCAGCCGCCAAGGCCAAGTACAAGGGCTGA
- the malQ gene encoding 4-alpha-glucanotransferase, producing the protein MTTTAAPAEAPTDSLRRLARSLGVATEFTDYTGRHRQVGAGTIRAVLAALGVPARTEDEVAAALADVDLDPWRATLPPSVVVRQGREHDLPVHVPDGAAVSVRVHLEDGGTRELVQRDAWVPPRDVDGVLTGRATFVLPADLPLGWHEVRAVVGGGAAGADDGGAPAGPDGGVSAVATTALAVTPDRLPRPALATGRGWGVMAQLYSVRSRRSWGIGDLADLAELTSFFGEVGADFLLINPLHAAEPVGPMTPSPYLPVSRRFVNPLYVRPEDIRETAYLSGPERALVEWAAQEVRPANTTNAPLDRDAAWAAKRQALEVIHAAPRSRSRQRSLDAFHTEEGQGLADFALWCALQERYAGQPWPAELRDVRSPFVARQRRELADRVDFYVWLQWVADEQLARAQRAARDAGMGLGVMHDLAVGVHPDSADAWADRDAFARGIGVGAPPDMYNQQGQNWHQPPWRPDVLARSAYAPLRQMARTVLRHAGALRVDHIMGLFRLWWIPDGMGAEDGTYVRYDHEAMVGVLALEAARAGAVVIGEDLGTVEPWVRGYLAERGVLGTSVLWFEKDEAGWPLQPQDYRELVLATVDTHDLPPVAGYLAEEHVDLRERLGLLTAPVAQVRAEARTERERMTERLREHGLVGADPTERELVEALHAYVVATPAVLVGVSLTDAVGERRAQNQPGTDTEYPNWRLPLADGAEQVVLVEDLPGSARLLSLVAAVRAALGPGDRLA; encoded by the coding sequence ATGACCACCACCGCGGCGCCGGCCGAGGCCCCCACCGACTCCCTCCGCCGGCTCGCCCGCTCGCTCGGGGTGGCCACCGAGTTCACCGACTACACCGGCCGGCACCGGCAGGTCGGCGCCGGCACCATCCGCGCGGTGCTCGCCGCCCTCGGCGTGCCGGCACGGACCGAGGACGAGGTCGCCGCCGCCCTGGCCGACGTCGACCTGGACCCCTGGCGGGCGACCCTGCCGCCGTCCGTCGTGGTGCGCCAGGGCCGCGAGCACGACCTGCCGGTCCACGTGCCCGACGGCGCTGCCGTGTCCGTCCGGGTCCACCTGGAGGACGGCGGCACCCGGGAGCTGGTGCAGCGCGACGCCTGGGTGCCGCCGCGGGACGTCGACGGGGTGCTGACCGGCCGGGCGACCTTCGTGCTGCCCGCCGACCTGCCGCTGGGCTGGCACGAGGTCCGGGCCGTCGTCGGCGGCGGTGCCGCGGGTGCGGACGACGGCGGCGCCCCGGCCGGCCCCGACGGCGGCGTCTCGGCCGTCGCGACCACGGCCCTCGCCGTCACGCCGGACCGGCTGCCCCGTCCGGCCCTGGCCACCGGCCGGGGCTGGGGGGTGATGGCCCAGCTGTACTCGGTCCGGTCCCGCCGGTCCTGGGGGATCGGCGACCTCGCCGACCTGGCCGAGCTGACCAGCTTCTTCGGCGAGGTCGGCGCCGACTTCCTGCTCATCAACCCCCTGCACGCCGCCGAGCCGGTCGGGCCGATGACGCCCTCGCCCTACCTGCCGGTGAGCCGGCGGTTCGTCAACCCGCTCTACGTCCGACCCGAGGACATCCGCGAGACCGCCTACCTCAGCGGCCCCGAGCGGGCCCTGGTGGAGTGGGCGGCGCAGGAGGTCCGGCCGGCCAACACCACCAACGCCCCGCTGGACCGGGACGCGGCCTGGGCGGCGAAGCGGCAGGCGCTGGAGGTCATCCACGCCGCGCCGCGGAGCCGGTCCCGGCAGCGCTCGCTCGACGCCTTCCACACCGAGGAGGGGCAGGGCCTGGCGGACTTCGCGCTGTGGTGCGCGCTGCAGGAGCGCTACGCCGGCCAGCCCTGGCCGGCCGAGCTCCGCGACGTCCGTTCCCCGTTCGTGGCCCGGCAGCGCCGCGAGCTCGCCGACCGGGTCGACTTCTACGTGTGGCTGCAGTGGGTGGCGGACGAGCAGCTCGCCCGCGCCCAGCGCGCCGCCCGGGACGCCGGCATGGGTCTGGGGGTGATGCACGACCTGGCCGTCGGGGTCCACCCGGACAGCGCCGACGCCTGGGCCGACCGGGACGCGTTCGCCCGGGGCATCGGGGTGGGCGCGCCGCCGGACATGTACAACCAGCAGGGCCAGAACTGGCACCAGCCGCCGTGGCGGCCGGACGTCCTGGCCCGGTCCGCCTACGCGCCGCTGCGGCAGATGGCCCGCACGGTGCTGCGGCACGCCGGGGCGCTCCGGGTGGACCACATCATGGGCCTGTTCCGGCTGTGGTGGATCCCGGACGGGATGGGCGCCGAGGACGGGACCTACGTGCGCTACGACCACGAGGCGATGGTCGGGGTGCTGGCGCTCGAGGCCGCCCGGGCCGGCGCCGTCGTCATCGGCGAGGACCTGGGCACCGTGGAGCCGTGGGTGCGCGGCTACCTCGCCGAGCGGGGGGTGCTGGGCACCTCGGTGCTGTGGTTCGAGAAGGACGAGGCCGGCTGGCCGCTGCAGCCGCAGGACTACCGCGAGCTCGTCCTGGCCACCGTCGACACCCACGACCTCCCGCCGGTGGCGGGGTACCTGGCCGAGGAGCACGTGGACCTGCGGGAGCGGCTCGGGCTGCTCACCGCGCCGGTGGCGCAGGTGCGGGCGGAGGCCCGCACCGAGCGCGAGCGGATGACCGAGCGGCTGCGCGAGCACGGCCTGGTGGGGGCGGACCCGACCGAGCGGGAGCTGGTCGAGGCCCTGCACGCCTACGTCGTGGCCACCCCGGCGGTGCTGGTCGGGGTCTCCCTCACGGACGCCGTCGGGGAGCGGCGCGCGCAGAACCAGCCCGGCACCGACACCGAGTACCCCAACTGGCGGCTGCCGCTGGCCGACGGCGCCGAGCAGGTCGTGCTGGTGGAGGACCTGCCCGGCTCGGCCCGCCTGCTCTCGCTCGTCGCGGCGGTGCGCGCGGCGCTGGGGCCGGGCGATCGCCTCGCCTGA
- a CDS encoding family 1 encapsulin nanocompartment shell protein, with translation MSTTHLLRSRAPITDAGWAQLDAEARERLVAALGARKLVEFAGPFGWAYSATNLGRSETVGQAPVDGVQARRRRVLPLTEVRVPFTLSRDEVLNVDRGAVDVDLDNLDDAAVRMATAENTAVFHGWPAAGITGIAEASPHGPIPPVLDVNDYPKRVAKAVEVLLSNGIGGPYGLALSPADYTSVTETAEHGGYPLFDHLRKILAGPIVWVPGVQGAVVLSIRGDDFLFESGEDLALGYDGHDGDQLRLYLEQSFSFRVATPEAAVALVAG, from the coding sequence GTGAGCACCACCCACCTGCTGCGCTCGCGGGCCCCGATCACCGACGCCGGCTGGGCGCAGCTAGACGCGGAGGCCAGGGAGCGCCTGGTCGCGGCGCTCGGGGCGCGGAAGCTCGTCGAGTTCGCCGGCCCGTTCGGCTGGGCCTACTCCGCGACCAACCTGGGCCGGAGCGAGACGGTCGGGCAGGCCCCGGTCGACGGGGTGCAGGCGCGCCGCCGCCGGGTGCTGCCGCTGACCGAGGTGCGGGTGCCGTTCACGCTCAGCCGGGACGAGGTGCTCAACGTCGACCGGGGCGCGGTCGACGTCGACCTGGACAACCTGGACGACGCCGCCGTGCGGATGGCGACCGCGGAGAACACCGCCGTGTTCCACGGCTGGCCGGCGGCCGGCATCACCGGGATCGCGGAAGCCTCCCCGCACGGCCCGATCCCTCCCGTGCTGGACGTCAACGACTACCCCAAGCGGGTGGCCAAGGCGGTCGAGGTCCTGCTGAGCAACGGGATCGGCGGCCCGTACGGGCTGGCGCTCAGCCCGGCGGACTACACCTCGGTGACCGAGACCGCCGAGCACGGCGGGTACCCGCTGTTCGACCACCTGCGCAAGATCCTCGCCGGCCCGATCGTCTGGGTGCCGGGGGTCCAGGGCGCCGTCGTGCTGAGCATCCGGGGCGACGACTTCCTGTTCGAGTCGGGGGAGGACCTCGCCCTGGGGTACGACGGTCACGACGGCGATCAGCTGCGGCTCTACCTCGAGCAGTCGTTCAGCTTCCGGGTGGCCACGCCCGAGGCCGCCGTCGCCCTCGTCGCGGGCTGA
- a CDS encoding acyl-CoA thioesterase II has product MAPPLAAALAALDLRRLGPDEFQGRSLPQINGRVYGGQVLAQSVVAAGVTLPEDDAGGPREMHSVHGYFLRPGKLDRPITFAVERLHDGRSFSTRRTHALQDGTPILSLITSFQERQTGREHAEGAPPAPDPEGLRSALDLFDAIDHPAARFMSSTAAFDIRHTTDPVYLAPAADRDARQMLWMRARNPLPPDLSQLHHRALLAFACDQVVLEPVLRRHGLYWRLPGLSVASLDHSMWWHRDLRVDDWLLFVQDSPSAQGGRGLGTARVFDRAGRHVATIAQEGMVRVPADRAADGKRAGRTRGAEPAEPTGATTPAAPAAPSQRSARR; this is encoded by the coding sequence ATGGCCCCGCCGCTGGCCGCCGCCCTGGCCGCGCTGGACCTGCGCCGGCTGGGCCCGGACGAGTTCCAGGGCCGGTCGCTGCCGCAGATCAACGGGCGGGTCTACGGCGGGCAGGTGCTGGCCCAGTCGGTGGTCGCGGCCGGCGTCACGCTGCCGGAGGATGACGCCGGCGGGCCGCGCGAGATGCACTCGGTGCACGGGTACTTCCTGCGCCCGGGCAAGCTCGACCGGCCGATCACCTTCGCCGTCGAGCGGCTGCACGACGGCCGCTCCTTCAGCACCCGCCGCACCCATGCCCTCCAGGACGGCACCCCGATCCTCTCCCTCATCACCTCCTTCCAGGAGCGCCAGACCGGGCGCGAGCACGCCGAGGGGGCCCCGCCGGCCCCGGACCCGGAGGGCCTGCGCAGCGCGCTGGACCTGTTCGACGCCATCGACCACCCGGCCGCCCGGTTCATGTCCTCCACCGCGGCCTTCGACATCCGGCACACCACCGACCCCGTCTACCTCGCCCCGGCCGCCGACCGGGACGCCCGCCAGATGCTCTGGATGCGGGCCCGCAACCCCCTGCCGCCCGACCTGAGCCAGCTCCACCACCGGGCCCTGCTCGCGTTCGCCTGCGACCAGGTGGTGCTGGAGCCGGTGCTGCGCCGGCACGGGCTCTACTGGCGGCTGCCCGGCCTCAGCGTCGCCTCGCTCGACCACTCCATGTGGTGGCACCGGGACCTGCGGGTGGACGACTGGCTGCTCTTCGTCCAGGACTCCCCCTCCGCCCAGGGCGGCCGGGGCCTGGGCACGGCCCGGGTGTTCGACCGGGCCGGCCGGCACGTGGCGACCATCGCCCAGGAGGGCATGGTCCGGGTGCCCGCGGACCGCGCCGCCGACGGCAAGCGGGCGGGACGGACCCGCGGCGCCGAGCCCGCGGAGCCCACCGGCGCCACCACCCCTGCGGCGCCGGCCGCGCCGTCGCAGCGCTCCGCGCGGCGCTGA
- a CDS encoding globin: protein MGGHATFAALVHRFYQGVRTDEVLAPMYKDDFAGAEERLRLFLEQYWGGPTTYSDTRGHPMLRRRHLPFAVTPDARDRWLGHMRVAVDELDLPADVEQQLWDYLVRAAHAMVNTPGPDRRPLL from the coding sequence ATGGGCGGGCACGCCACCTTCGCCGCCCTGGTGCACCGGTTCTACCAGGGGGTGCGCACCGACGAGGTGCTCGCCCCGATGTACAAGGACGACTTCGCGGGCGCGGAGGAACGCCTCCGGCTCTTCCTCGAGCAGTACTGGGGCGGCCCCACCACGTACTCGGACACCCGCGGCCACCCGATGCTGCGGCGGCGGCACCTGCCCTTCGCCGTCACCCCGGACGCCCGGGACCGGTGGCTCGGCCACATGCGGGTGGCGGTGGACGAGCTCGACCTCCCGGCCGACGTCGAGCAGCAGCTGTGGGACTATCTCGTGCGGGCCGCGCACGCCATGGTCAACACGCCGGGGCCGGACCGCCGGCCGCTGCTGTGA
- the hisN gene encoding histidinol-phosphatase encodes MTRASRYTDDLRLAHVIADQVDGQTMARFGAQDLRVETKPDLTPVTDADRSAEEIIRGQLGRTRQRDAIVGEEFGSTGHSSRQWVLDPIDGTKNFVRGVPVWATLIGLVEDGEAVLGVVSAPALNRRWWAAKGAGAWTGRSLSAARQLHVSAVADLADASLSYSSLDGWAERGSLRAFLGLAQQVWRTRAYGDFWSYMLVAEGAVDVACEPDLQLYDMAALVPVVTEAGGRFTGLDGADGPWSGSAVASNGVLHEAVLRQLTGEVD; translated from the coding sequence ATGACCCGTGCGAGCCGCTACACCGACGACCTGCGCCTCGCGCACGTCATCGCCGACCAGGTCGACGGCCAGACGATGGCCCGCTTCGGCGCCCAGGACCTGCGGGTGGAGACGAAGCCGGACCTGACGCCGGTCACCGACGCGGACCGCTCCGCGGAGGAGATCATCCGCGGCCAGCTGGGCCGGACCCGGCAGCGGGACGCGATCGTCGGGGAGGAGTTCGGCAGCACCGGCCACTCCTCGCGCCAGTGGGTTCTCGACCCCATCGACGGGACCAAGAACTTCGTCCGCGGCGTGCCGGTGTGGGCCACGCTCATCGGCCTGGTGGAGGACGGGGAGGCGGTGCTCGGCGTCGTCTCCGCCCCCGCCCTGAACCGGCGGTGGTGGGCCGCGAAGGGCGCCGGCGCCTGGACCGGCCGGTCCCTCTCCGCGGCGCGCCAGCTGCACGTCTCGGCGGTGGCCGACCTGGCCGACGCCTCGCTGAGCTACTCCAGCCTGGACGGCTGGGCCGAGCGGGGCAGCCTGCGCGCCTTCCTCGGCCTGGCCCAGCAGGTGTGGCGCACCCGGGCCTACGGGGACTTCTGGTCCTACATGCTCGTGGCCGAGGGCGCCGTCGACGTCGCCTGCGAGCCGGACCTCCAGCTCTACGACATGGCGGCCCTCGTCCCGGTCGTGACCGAGGCGGGCGGCCGGTTCACCGGTCTGGACGGCGCGGACGGCCCGTGGAGCGGCAGCGCCGTCGCCAGCAACGGGGTGCTGCACGAGGCGGTGCTGCGCCAGCTGACCGGCGAGGTCGACTGA
- a CDS encoding GNAT family N-acetyltransferase: protein MSSQAHAVDGYRIEPLSPRTWEAFAGLVERHNGIFGGCWCSYFHPDRADREPGYEGNRMMKKRLVEAGQAHAALVMDGEQAIAWAEYGPPTELPNIHHRKQYDAEKDGDPDYRITCVFVDKRYRRRGITELAIRGALDLIARAGGGAVEAYPHDLTDQTKKMSSSFLYNGTRRLYERLGFTYVRPKGLKNCVMSIEVPAQP, encoded by the coding sequence ATGAGCAGCCAGGCGCACGCCGTGGACGGCTACCGGATCGAACCGCTGAGCCCACGCACGTGGGAGGCGTTTGCGGGTCTGGTGGAGCGGCACAACGGGATCTTCGGCGGGTGCTGGTGCTCCTACTTCCACCCCGATCGTGCCGACCGGGAGCCGGGGTATGAGGGCAACCGCATGATGAAGAAGCGGCTGGTCGAGGCCGGGCAGGCTCATGCGGCGCTGGTGATGGACGGCGAGCAGGCGATCGCGTGGGCGGAGTACGGCCCGCCGACCGAGCTGCCGAACATTCACCATCGCAAGCAGTACGACGCCGAGAAGGACGGCGACCCGGACTACCGGATCACGTGCGTCTTCGTGGACAAGAGGTACCGCCGCCGGGGCATCACCGAGCTCGCGATCCGGGGCGCCCTCGACCTCATCGCGCGGGCCGGTGGCGGTGCGGTGGAGGCCTATCCGCACGACCTGACAGACCAGACCAAGAAGATGTCCTCGTCATTCCTCTACAACGGCACCCGCCGGCTCTACGAACGACTCGGCTTCACCTACGTCCGGCCCAAAGGGTTGAAGAACTGCGTGATGTCGATCGAGGTTCCTGCGCAACCGTGA
- the rsgA gene encoding ribosome small subunit-dependent GTPase A, whose translation MTPRDTGTDDDRVRVRANPRGTRPRTKNRPAHADAVGAMVLAVDRGRYQLLTDDGTLVVGMKARELGRGARGAVVVGDRVGVVGDVSGRPGTLARIVRVAERTSVLRRSAEDDEAAVERVIVANADQLLIVTALADPEPRPRMVDRCLVAAYDAGMEPVLCLTKADLADPAPFLARYAPLHVPALTTALADGQVRGLDAVRERLAGRTSVLIGHSGVGKSTLVNALVPAAGRATGDVNVVTGRGRHTSSSAVALALPDGGWVIDTPGVRSFGLSHVDADSLLRAFPDLAAVAADCPRGCTHAADAPDCALDEWVADGRAGPAGTARLESFRRLLAARTGTDA comes from the coding sequence GTGACGCCCCGGGACACCGGCACCGACGACGACCGGGTGCGGGTGCGGGCCAACCCGCGCGGCACCCGGCCCCGGACCAAGAACCGGCCGGCGCACGCCGACGCCGTCGGCGCCATGGTCCTGGCCGTGGACCGCGGCCGCTACCAGCTCCTGACCGACGACGGCACCCTGGTGGTGGGCATGAAGGCCCGCGAGCTCGGCCGGGGCGCGCGCGGCGCCGTCGTCGTCGGGGACCGCGTCGGCGTGGTGGGCGACGTCAGCGGCCGGCCGGGCACCCTGGCCCGGATCGTCCGGGTCGCCGAGCGCACCTCGGTGCTGCGCCGGTCCGCCGAGGACGACGAGGCCGCCGTCGAGCGGGTCATCGTGGCCAACGCCGACCAGCTCCTCATCGTCACCGCGCTGGCCGACCCGGAGCCGCGGCCGCGGATGGTGGACCGGTGCCTGGTCGCCGCCTACGACGCCGGCATGGAGCCGGTGCTGTGCCTGACCAAGGCCGACCTCGCCGACCCGGCCCCGTTCCTGGCCCGGTACGCCCCGCTGCACGTGCCCGCGCTGACCACCGCGCTGGCGGACGGGCAGGTCCGCGGGCTGGACGCCGTGCGGGAGCGGCTGGCCGGGCGCACCTCGGTGCTCATCGGCCACTCCGGGGTCGGGAAGTCCACGCTGGTCAACGCGCTGGTGCCGGCGGCCGGCCGGGCCACCGGGGACGTCAACGTGGTCACCGGCCGCGGCCGGCACACCTCCTCCTCCGCGGTCGCCCTCGCGCTGCCCGACGGCGGGTGGGTCATCGACACCCCGGGCGTGCGCTCGTTCGGGCTCAGCCACGTCGACGCCGACAGCCTGCTGCGCGCCTTCCCGGACTTGGCCGCCGTCGCGGCGGACTGCCCGCGCGGGTGCACCCACGCCGCCGACGCCCCGGACTGCGCGCTGGACGAGTGGGTGGCCGACGGCCGCGCCGGGCCGGCCGGCACCGCCCGCCTGGAGTCCTTCCGCCGGCTGCTGGCGGCGCGGACCGGGACCGACGCCTGA
- the aroA gene encoding 3-phosphoshikimate 1-carboxyvinyltransferase, which yields MTPWPAPLAPGPLDATVTVPGSKSLTNRYLVLAALAEGPTELVRPLLSRDTELMVAALRALGAKVSTGTGAATDPGGDAADPDAEVLRVTPGPLRGPARVDCGLAGTVMRFVPALAALADGDVHLDGDPRARERPMDPVVRALRDLGADIDATTDGAGRAVLPLTVHGTGGLTGGSVDVDASASSQFVSALLLAAPAFADGVDVRHTGPTLPSLPHIAMTVAVLRERGVTVTELTADGAVVGPGSELAPTRWQVSPGPVAGGRVVVEPDLSNAGPFLAAALAAGGTVRVPRWPAQTTQAGDALPDLLAQMGATVVREAGTLAVTGPADGQIRGLDADLHDIGELTPTVAALAALATSPSRLHGVGHLRGHETDRLAALVAEINRLGGQARETADGLEIDPAPLHGAVVESYHDHRMATFGAIVGLRVPGVSVVDVATTAKTLPDFPGMWRAMLSAGPDRSPAGARA from the coding sequence ATGACGCCCTGGCCCGCCCCGCTCGCCCCGGGACCGCTGGACGCGACCGTCACGGTCCCCGGCTCGAAGTCGCTGACCAACCGCTACCTCGTGCTGGCGGCCCTGGCCGAGGGGCCCACCGAGCTCGTCCGGCCGCTGCTCTCCCGGGACACCGAGCTCATGGTCGCGGCGCTGCGGGCCCTGGGCGCGAAGGTGAGCACCGGGACCGGCGCCGCCACGGACCCAGGTGGCGACGCCGCGGACCCCGACGCCGAGGTCCTGCGGGTCACCCCCGGCCCGCTGCGCGGGCCGGCCCGGGTCGACTGCGGGCTCGCCGGGACCGTCATGCGGTTCGTGCCCGCGCTCGCGGCGCTCGCCGACGGCGACGTGCACCTGGACGGCGACCCCCGCGCCCGCGAGCGCCCGATGGACCCGGTGGTCCGGGCCCTGCGCGACCTCGGCGCCGACATCGACGCGACCACCGACGGCGCCGGCCGGGCGGTGCTGCCGCTCACCGTGCACGGCACCGGCGGGCTGACCGGCGGCAGCGTCGACGTCGACGCCTCCGCCTCCAGCCAGTTCGTCTCCGCGCTGCTGCTGGCCGCCCCCGCCTTCGCCGACGGGGTGGACGTGCGCCACACCGGCCCAACCCTGCCCTCCCTGCCGCACATCGCCATGACCGTCGCCGTCCTGCGCGAGCGGGGCGTGACGGTGACCGAGCTAACCGCCGACGGCGCCGTCGTCGGGCCGGGCAGCGAGCTCGCCCCCACCCGCTGGCAGGTCTCCCCCGGCCCGGTGGCCGGCGGCCGGGTGGTCGTCGAGCCGGACCTGTCCAACGCCGGCCCGTTCCTGGCCGCCGCCCTCGCCGCCGGCGGCACCGTGCGGGTGCCCCGCTGGCCCGCGCAGACCACCCAGGCCGGCGACGCCCTCCCCGACCTCCTGGCGCAGATGGGCGCCACCGTCGTCCGGGAGGCCGGCACCCTCGCGGTGACCGGTCCGGCCGACGGGCAGATCCGCGGCCTGGACGCCGACCTGCACGACATCGGCGAGCTCACCCCCACCGTCGCCGCACTGGCCGCCCTGGCCACCAGCCCGTCCCGGCTGCACGGCGTGGGCCACCTCCGCGGCCACGAGACCGACCGGCTCGCCGCCCTCGTCGCCGAGATCAACCGGCTCGGCGGCCAGGCCCGGGAGACCGCCGACGGCCTAGAGATCGACCCGGCGCCGCTGCACGGCGCCGTCGTGGAGAGCTACCACGACCACCGGATGGCCACCTTCGGCGCCATCGTCGGCCTGCGGGTGCCGGGGGTCAGCGTGGTGGACGTGGCGACGACGGCGAAGACCCTGCCGGACTTCCCCGGCATGTGGCGGGCCATGCTCAGCGCCGGCCCGGACCGGTCGCCGGCCGGGGCCCGGGCCTGA
- the ptsP gene encoding phosphoenolpyruvate--protein phosphotransferase produces MRIDDQPTTADPRTLQGVGVSPGLAAGPVVLLAPPPGEPAAEPLAEGADVEAEAARIRPAAEQVAAALTAAAASVTGERRDLLETTAQMAQDPSLVKTAAKRVRTDRLTAPRAVWEAAATVAEQLRALGGYMAERARDVADVRDRLIAELTGAPVPGVPRGVDPFVLVATDLAPADTALLDPAQVRAIVTAEGGPTSHTAILARALGIPAVVGVTGAPTALPAGAVVLVDGSAGTVRTDPGPEELAAAERRATLERTFTPPGRTADGHPVQLLANVGDPAAAAGAAAAGAEGVGLFRTEFCFLDRAQEPGVAEQVAAYRAVLTHFPGKKVVVRTLDAGADKPLPFVTADDEPNPALGVRGLRTARRAPEVLDHQLQAIAEAAGAEQAEVWVMAPMVATAQETEDFVAACARHGLPTAGVMVETPAAALLSGPVLARAHFASIGTNDLTQYTMAADRMLGSLAELTDSWQPAVLRLISATCAGGAQQSRPVGVCGEAAADPALATVLVGLGVSSLSMTPRALADVAAVLAATDLATCRRLAQLAVDAESAAEARARVRAELPVLADLGL; encoded by the coding sequence ATGCGCATCGACGACCAGCCCACCACAGCCGACCCCCGCACCCTGCAGGGCGTCGGCGTCAGTCCCGGGCTGGCCGCCGGCCCGGTGGTGCTGCTCGCGCCGCCGCCGGGCGAGCCCGCCGCCGAGCCGCTGGCCGAAGGCGCCGACGTCGAGGCCGAGGCGGCGCGCATCCGCCCGGCCGCGGAGCAGGTGGCGGCTGCCCTCACCGCCGCGGCCGCGTCGGTCACCGGCGAGCGGCGGGACCTGCTCGAGACCACCGCCCAGATGGCGCAGGACCCGAGCCTGGTCAAGACCGCCGCGAAGCGGGTCCGCACCGACCGGCTCACCGCCCCCCGCGCCGTCTGGGAGGCGGCCGCCACGGTCGCCGAGCAGCTGCGGGCCCTCGGCGGGTACATGGCCGAGCGGGCCCGCGACGTCGCCGACGTGCGGGACCGCCTCATCGCCGAGCTCACCGGCGCGCCGGTCCCGGGCGTGCCGCGCGGCGTCGACCCGTTCGTCCTCGTCGCCACCGACCTGGCCCCGGCCGACACCGCCCTGCTCGACCCGGCCCAGGTCCGCGCCATCGTCACCGCCGAGGGCGGCCCCACCTCGCACACCGCGATCCTGGCCCGGGCGCTGGGCATCCCCGCCGTCGTCGGCGTCACTGGCGCCCCGACGGCGCTGCCGGCCGGCGCCGTCGTGCTGGTGGACGGCAGCGCCGGCACCGTGCGGACCGACCCCGGCCCCGAGGAGCTGGCCGCGGCCGAGCGCCGCGCCACCCTCGAGCGCACCTTCACCCCGCCCGGCCGCACCGCCGACGGCCACCCGGTCCAGCTGCTCGCGAACGTCGGGGACCCGGCGGCCGCCGCCGGGGCCGCGGCCGCCGGTGCCGAGGGCGTGGGCCTGTTCCGCACCGAGTTCTGCTTCCTGGACCGGGCGCAGGAGCCCGGTGTGGCCGAGCAGGTGGCGGCCTACCGGGCGGTGCTGACGCACTTCCCGGGCAAGAAGGTCGTCGTCCGCACCCTCGACGCCGGCGCGGACAAGCCGCTGCCCTTCGTCACCGCCGACGACGAGCCGAACCCGGCCCTGGGCGTGCGGGGCCTGCGCACCGCCCGGCGGGCGCCGGAGGTGCTCGACCACCAGCTCCAGGCGATCGCCGAGGCGGCCGGCGCCGAGCAGGCGGAGGTGTGGGTGATGGCCCCGATGGTGGCCACCGCCCAGGAGACCGAGGACTTCGTGGCCGCCTGCGCCCGGCACGGGCTGCCCACCGCCGGGGTGATGGTCGAGACGCCGGCCGCGGCGCTGCTGTCCGGGCCGGTCCTGGCCCGGGCCCACTTCGCCTCCATCGGCACCAACGACCTCACCCAGTACACGATGGCCGCGGACCGCATGCTCGGCTCCCTCGCCGAGCTCACCGACTCCTGGCAGCCGGCGGTGCTGCGCCTGATCTCGGCCACCTGCGCCGGCGGCGCCCAGCAGTCCCGCCCGGTCGGGGTCTGCGGGGAGGCGGCGGCGGACCCGGCGCTGGCCACGGTGCTCGTCGGGCTGGGCGTGTCCAGCCTGTCGATGACCCCGCGGGCGCTGGCCGACGTCGCCGCCGTGCTGGCCGCGACGGACCTGGCCACCTGCCGCCGGCTCGCCCAGCTGGCGGTGGACGCGGAGTCCGCCGCGGAGGCCCGCGCCCGGGTCCGGGCCGAGCTGCCGGTGCTCGCCGACCTCGGCCTGTGA